TGTTAATGTTAGTGTTAGTAAATTATCATTTCCAATGTGAAAGCAAACGTACTTAATTTATGTAATATTTTCAAGATCTCAAAAGGTACGATACacaaattcaacaaatgacattGTTGTCGTTAGTGACTcttactgttttttttttagtctaAATGGCCAAACGTTTCAAAGAATTTATTTCTGCAGAAGCCCTTCTAATTAATATATTAAAATGCAAAAGGGGCACATTAATATTGCTTAATGGTTTCTTATACAAACAACATAATggacaaaaatggaaaaaacacTTGGTTCGACCAAGACTATCTATCATACGCTGCTTAATTGCCACAATTATGAAGCAGCATAGCATAAGATGACAGTCACCAACCTTTGGTCTGGCGGCCACCACCAAAGTATTAAAATTTGATGGGGACGTAGTGCACCTGTCTGATTTGATGGTAATTTAGCTCCTTCCGAATTATCTTTGAATTTTTTCAGGTCCGCTCTTCCACATGATATGATATAGGTTCATCGCttccgtaaaaaaaaaaaaaaaagaaaagaaaagagcatAGCATAGGATGACCTGCTTGGAATTTGTATGTTTTAGTTTTACCTTGCTTCAAATTGGATCCGAGGCTTCTAAAATTGCTGCCCCGTCCTAATTTAGTAAATGTCttctttttgtccttttttcttGGTAGTTTTGAAACCTCTAGCACCAAAGTGAAGACAATTGAgggaaaagggcaaaaaaaggGGAACAAAAATTAATGAATGTTTGATGGTGCTCAGAGAATAGAGTGGATAAGAAATGGGCTTGTAGGTAATTCCACACAAATATGATACTACttgtaattaattaaataaactcCTTAATTACCATAGAAAGAATCGGTGAGTATCATTATTTTGGATAAACGAAAAAGAAGATTCATTTGCTcaatcctccacttctcctccccacccccccccccccccccccctcccatTTTCCCCACTTGCTCCAGCCTCACCCAGCCCTGCTTTTGCTTAGTAACTACACTAGTAGTAGGAGCACTTCACTTTCTGCACCAATCCCatttccattttccccttctctCCCAGCCCCGAGACCCCCCCAGAGAATTCTTGacacaaaaattaaaacaaacccaaaaggggaaaatgaaaataaatactAGTAGTGCTGGTACCATCAATTAAAACTCTAATGCTCGTTCCATTTAATCCATCCATCAGTTAAACGAGTTTAAATTAGAGAAAAGatataggaaaaagaaaaaaagatccAGCTTACAGGGAAAGAAGCAAAGGTGCTTGGAAATCTGTCAATCTAGTACTAGTGCTATATTTGTACTAAATGTCTTCGACGCCACCAACGACCATGCCGCCGGCGTCTACCGCACCGGCTGCGGTGGCGGTGCCGGCAACGGCGGCGGCTACTACGACGACGACGACGACCACCGCCACCACCCCCAGTGGGGCGGGACCTGCCGTGACTGCGCCTGAGAGGGTCCCAGTGGAGCGGTCTAAAGGGATCAATGGCCTTGATAAAATCGTCCTCCGGGAAGTCCGCGGCAGCTCCGCTGAGGTAAAGTTTAACTCTAACTCTTCATTTCATTTCTGCTTTTGTAATTCATTTTTGTGAAGAGCCCATTTCGTGACGTAATTCTGCGATTTTTTTAACGTGTTTGCCTCGATTCGCTGCCTTTTTTGTCTTATTGGCTGGAGTTACTGAGTACATGAATCTTCTGGGCAATTACTTGCTCCCGAAATGTTAGATTGAGCGAATATCCAAATGAGTTTTGGATCTTTTTCATTTTCGACTACCtcttttgtttctcttttaGGACTTTTATGGTAATTGATAGGTTGCTGCTTGGATCCAATGAAAATGGATCTGATCATGTTATAAAGATGACTGCTCTGTGGAGATCCAATGGAAAAGACCTGCCCATGATGTAATTTTAAGAAATTTCGAGGTTCGTCAGGTTTTGGTCGAGGAGGAATATCGTGTGGATGATCTTCCGAGCTGATTGAAGTTAAAATAACTACTATGGTCATTGTTGTGATTTACATCTTTTAATCTTGGAAGAGAAATCAAAGTAGAAAGGGTATAAATTGGAATTCCTTTTCTTGGCTTCAGACTTGAGAGTGAGATTACTAAATGGCATAATTGGCAAAATATATTCAGCACTGcagttttctttttcacttGAGCAGTTCAGTCTATGTGTAGTTCATTGTAGCAGTCCAGGATTGGTTATTAAATCAATAATATCTGAACAAAAAATGATGCTACTTTCTTTCATTATCCCTTTTTGGTGGATGATTTTACTGAATTTGAATGAAGGAGACCTTTATGTTGCCTGAGTGGTGCAGTGATTGAATTTGTCATGTTTGTTTCTAAGGATACAACATGTAGATTGTAGACCATAGGCTTGGCAGAAGGCTTGGTATGAAATGTGAATGGTGTTATATGCATCTTGTGCAGGAATTACATGTCTTTGTAATCTATATGAAAGAAGTTTGCTATCCAACAATACCTTTAAATCAAATAAGGAAGAGATGTAATGGAGCTGGAAGCATTGATAAAGCTTCAGAATTTAcatatctgatttgttaaattgaATATTTGTATGCTTTACATGGATCCATGAACCAAGGTTATTTTGGAATTAAAAGTGGACATAACTTTTGTTACACCAAAAATATCTCTCACGCTTTATTTATAAACAGAAGCATAGGTTAGCAAGTGAAAGCAGACAGCTGCAAAATGATACAAAGTCATGGGGTTCAACAGTACAATATGAATAGATACCGATTTCCTTTTGGCTTGGCATTCAAGCCTTTTTGTGGACCTGAAAACTGATTCTGGTTTCATGCTTATCGTGTCCTAGGACTAACTCAATTTGAATCTATTTGAAGCCTGTTTAGATTCAAGTTAAGTTTAGAATGTAATTTGGGTTGTTATTTAGGATGCTAATGATTGACTAATTAATTTATGTTTGACATGAGAACCTAAGTAAAATATAGAACAATGGAGTTCTGGATGGATCTTTTGGTAGAAACCTAATGCTATAGGATAATGAGCTAATACAATCCCCTTGAGAAGTGAGAATAAGTCTTTGTCCAAATCAAATAGGGACCATCTTATAACTCATAAATATGTACATATTTTGTTTAGGATATGTTTTTCGTTCTGAGCTGTCAAATATCTGTAATTCAATGGAGCATCATGAGGATGGTTGCatgcttttcaaaaatttttgctGCTTTACAGGTGTATCTGTATGGGGGTCACGTGACATCTTGGAAGAATGACCATGGAGAGGAGTTGCTCTTTCTCAGTAGCAAGGTAATTTTACTGGGTTCATTCTTTGAACTTTGTCTATTAAAATGCTTCCTCCTATAAGAACCTGTTTATGGACAAGATGTGTATGCCGATCCTATATTTGGAGTTATTAGGTGGAAGTTGGCCTGCTTTCTATTATGGAGCACTCAGTTGAACTTAGTTATCAGGTTTTAATGACTTTGTTTTTGAGAATGTGGTTTGCTCGGTTCTCCCAATATGTAGCATGTCAAGGTTCTATTGAACTCTCATCCTTTTCTGTCCTAGTTAATCTCATTTAAAATCAGAGTGTTGTGATTTGCCACCAGGATTTTAGTAAGCTTACTCCATAGTTTGCTTACTAGCTGGAAAAGtgacaaaaattaatttttttcatgtTCATTTTTATTGGTGGTTAAAAGTTCTTTCAGTTGGATTCTcttcttgaaaaatcaccaattgGAACTACATATGTGCTAAAAAAGTTATGTTGTCTACCCTGTGTGAAAGTAGTTGACAAGCTTGAATTGGTGATGATGAGGACACAATCTGTTTATCATCAGggatttttatttatattttttttggccATAATAAGTGGAGAATGAGGAGGTTGGCTAGATGCTTTGCCTGACATGAATAATGGTCCAGGAAGCACCTGTGCCTACTTCGTGCTATTCTATTTCTGGAGTGGATTATGGGTAATTAATTTTCacgaaaaaatttttgaataaatttcttGCTTATAGAATGACAACTTAAGAATTTGGTCAGTTGTTCAAGCATAAGGGCGAAAGATATTTGTATTAGGGCAAAAATACTGCTTCAGTCTGAAATATGCTTGCTTGAGGACTGGAGATCAGGGAAATCACGTGGGCTGCTTCATGAAGAGTTTTGCTGGACTTTATGCAAGCATCACTAGTATGTTAACAGTCAAAAGCAAAAAGCTTCTAGATTTTTTGATGCTTTTGCGAAAATACATTTGGAGATTAAGGAGCTGGTCTTGTGCTTTGAGCAAGCACATAACTAACAGCCTAATTTGTTGTGGCTTTGTGATAGTGAGTGTTGGTTGAAAACTGGGTAGCAAAATGATTCTTGGGATCAAAAGTGTTAGGAATGAGTCTGGATGTGGTTCTACTGGTATAACAATAGTATTTTGTGCTTTACACTTAACGGTTGGTAACTGAAGAGAAGGGAAGGTCGTGAGCCTGTTAGTTTCTGTCATAAAAAGGCAGGCTGAGCTATTAAGACAAGCTACAGCTTTGGAGAGGGACATGATTTAGCTGTGTATATAGGGGCTAGAGCTTTATAAACACTTGCAGTTACTTGTTAGGAATATCTTCGTGATCTAGTTGTCTGTGCACTAAGTTGTTGGACTTTCATGTGTGTTGAAAGATGTACTGTAATGAGACAAGTCAAACAAATCTCATTTGGTGACCCATGGTTTTGCTCATGTTGAGAGATGGTTGAAGATTTGAAAAGAGAGGTGCAAATGGAAAAAATCATTATTAAGCCAAAGTTTGTTAATGATTGTGATACTTGTTTTTTCTCCCCATATGCAGATGATGGTAGTGTAATGTTTGGTTTCTCTGCAGCTGTTCTGTTGGTTTGTTTGGTAGCTAGTCTTTTTGTGTATCTTTGGCCCCTAAGAAAGTCTTAGAGAGACATAGTATGCTCATCATGACAGGGATTCTCATCCATGCTTATGATGGGTAAGTAAGAAAATGTGCACCATGACATGTATTTGCATCAGGAAAATTCCTTGTTTTTGCATGTACTCGTCTGCTTTCAGAGTTAAACAGTGGTAGCATCCATCACTTTCAATGTTAAAAACAGCGGTAGCACAgatcaaatatacaaattcacCAACTTTCCATAATGGTCTTCTTGACTCTCTCCAGATCcatttttgatgattgaatcgtggatttcttgttatttaaaTCCCTTGTCAAGAGCTTGAGATTTGAAGTAATTATGCTGTTTTGCTGCAACATTTTGAGCAAATTGGACCCATTTAATTGTTATTGTGTTTCATTATATTTGACTTTCTTTACACATCGCCAGGCTATATTCAAACCTCCAAAGGCCATTCGTGGAGGCATTCCAATATGCTTCCCTCAAGTATGTAATTCTTAGACCATTTGTTTCCAGTTTTGTGTGGTTACTTTTAACCCCGGTTATAAGGAAAACTTGGTGTCAGCAGTTCTCGAATCTTGGCTCTCTGGAGCAGCATGGATTTGCTAGAAACAGGTTTTGGACCATTGATACTGACCCCCCTCCTTTTCCAACTGGCACCCCTCCTAAGGCTTTCGTTGACTTGATTCTTAAGCCTACTGATGAAGACTTGAAGATTTGGTCTCACAGGTGCAGAGTTGGAAGTAACTTTTATTATTGGTTTCTATTGATATTGTCTATTGGATTAAGCTTACTATTATACTTTCTGCTGATTCTGGTAAACATGTctttttttgcattttgttttacAGTTTTGAGTTTCGCTTGAGGATTAGTTTGTCACCTGCCGGTGACTTGATGTTGACATCCCGCATCAGAAATACCAACTCTGATGGGAAGCCCTTCACCTTTACATTTGCATATCACACCTATTTCTCAGTTTCAGATATCAGGTGAACCATGAAGTTGGCTTATATGTTTTCTTGATTACCTTGTCAACTGCATTTGGGATCTTCAGTTGTTTCTACTTTCTGAGTGGCGTGGTTCTGAGTTCTGCACTGTTCATGGAAATTTTGAATTGGCTTTTGAAGCTTTCCTTGTCAAGTGTTTACCCCAAAATTGGAAGAGTAACCGATTGATGCGACGTTCTGCTGTGAAAGCATGATGGATTCACCCCTTGTTTCTCATTGCAGTGAAGTTCGTGTTGAAggattggagactctggattatCTTGATAATTTGCAGAATAAGGAGCGATTTACTGAACAAGGGGATGCAATAACTTTTGAATCTGAAGTAAGTTTCAAGATATTTTTGCAGTTCTTTCCTGCATCTGCATTATTAAATACTCTTAAACTCCATTATACATGTTGATTAGGTGGACAAGATCTACCTTGGAACACCTACAAAGATTGCAATCCTGGatcatgaaaagaaaagaacatttgTCTTGCGTAAAGATGGACTTCCTGATGCTGGTAAGATTGAAAGTTTTCATCTTCTTGTAGATTCTAATTTTGTGCATTGAAACCTAGCTAATTTTCTTGATTCTCTACTCACTGGAAAAGATTTAGTTTCTAAGGATCCAACCCCAAGTTAGCGTCAAATTGTTTTTGTTGCAAGTGATGTTCTGGACATTCCTTCTTTCTTCAGAGTCAATAACCCAAAATGCCTAGTACGTACAAGAAGAGTCCCCACACAGTTTATTGCTATAGTCATTTTCAATATATAGGCTTTCTATAAAACTGTTTTGCTGTTTTGGTTATAGCACCTGACATTGCATCAGGGGCTGCATGCTACTGAAGTgtattagtgttttttttttttggatgttttGCAGAGTTTGTGTTCTTATAAACTTTCAAGGTTGAGAATTCTCGCATTACAACCCCCCACGCTAATCCGATGTTCTGGTCCTTTTCTGGGAAAGTAATTAGCTGTTGCATCTTTGTGGATTTTCTTTGTACAGTGGTGTGGAATCCTTGGGAGAAGAAAGCAAAGGCGATGGCTGATTTTGGGGACGAGGAATACAAGCATATGCTATGTGTGGAGGCGGCTGCTGTTGAAAAGCCAATCACTTTAAGGCCTGGTGAGGAGTGGAGAGGAAGGCAAGAGCTTTCTGCTGTTCCTTCAAGTTACTGCAGTGGGCAGCTTGATCCTCGGAGAGTTCTTCAGGGCAGCTAAAAAATGGGTTGTGCTAATTCATATGATGTACAGGTATACACCAACGTTTTCATTCGGCTTTATTATTCATATCAAGTTGTTGGTCGAGGCACAAATCTGCGCTTTGAGATGATATCATCGGAATCTTAATTTCCATTGACAATCACTGTTCCTTACCTCCAATAGAAAATCTGATTGTTGCAGGTGCTGAGTTGAAGTATACTGTTGGGAGTGCAATGGCTACCTCTGTCCCAGACTCTTTCCTGTGTTATCCTTGGTTAATTTTGTTTACCTTGGGTAGGAGGTTGGAGAAACTGTCTAATAATCTTTTGAGTATTTGGATACGAGACTGTTTGGATGCCAATCCTGTTATATATTTAGGAAAGGCAGCAAGTCGGGTCCTTGCGTAATCAGGGGTGTCTGAACTCTTAACCTGATTATTTATGTTTTAACCGAACTCTTGAGTTGGGACCCGATTGGATGAAGCTATTATTATCATTCATGAATTTAGCTGCTTTTGAGTAGGGTTGTATCTATTTGCACGCTGAGGAACTTATCTCAAGCAGCGTAGAAATTTGACTGCATCAAATCGGGCCTTTAAATTGAGGTATTGAAGAGGTGCAGAAAATAATATTAATGTGTATATTGTCAACCCATATTCAAATGTGACAAAAGACAAAGGGCGTGTCATCTCCATTGTCCAGTAAGAATAGTTAAAAATTACAACAATCCTCGTTCTGCGCCTCAAGTTCGTGACCGACGTTTGCCTCTTCATCATCATGCTAAAtggcaagaaaagaaagggttTAGATGGAATAAATATTGGGCTCCTTTCatttggaagaaaagaaaggaaatggaatGATTTTATCAACTTGAAGTGTCTCGTGTTTCTTTCATTCATTCTCAATTATTAATTGTGTGTTTTTATCCATCCTCTACGCTATAGaaagtgtaaattttgggaCATTTATATGATTTTACTGTTAATTTTGCTAGACTTGAGGGTTTGCATGTTTGGAATGATTTGCTccatattttctcttttttccttcccCTTAAAGACTCCCAAACGAGCCAAAATACAATCCTAACCCTTCCTCTTCTTTTCTCGCCTAAACTCCAAGCGAGGCATAAATTTTCAATGCATGAATGGCAGTGCATTCTTAGTAGAAGCATATGTCCATGAAGCCTGGTCAGATTGCCATGTTTAGACTTTTAGATGAGAAATGCAGCGGTCCCTGTGCCTTAGGGAGCGCCATGCTCCTGCTGTCTGTCATGTAGACCTATTCTCCTCCTGGTGGCAATGCTAATCCAAATTGTAGTTTTCTTCCCTCCTCTCTCAATTCGGTGGACTAAGACAGTTGATTTTGTCTtctgttttcttgaaaatcatCTTTGTGTCAGAAAAATCTAAAGCCTAAACTGCTATGAAATCAACTACCGTTGGGTCCGCTAAATCAATCCAAGCTGTACAGGTACAAATCAATGGTATAGTTTCATAAGTATTGTAAAAGTAAATACATGGTGAAATTTGAGACTCAAGGACAGATTGACGTGTGTGCGGGCCCATCTCAAGCTAAAATTGACAGATGGATTTAACCCAATTGTtccacgacaaataaaaacatGCAAAGTATTGAACTCTGTCTAATCTTTTTAAtactttttataatatatatcaGTGAAAGTTTCAATTATTTGCGCATTGATTGCTAGCAAATCCACATGGAGCGGCATATATATAATAACTAGTGCTGGAACATGCGGAGAGACGATAACTGTCAAACATGTGAATACGAGAAGTGCCCTTTatttagtatatatatatactccagTAAGATTAGGTCGCCAAAACattaatactccctccgtcccactttgatagtcctgttttccttttttgtctgtcccaaattgcagtccactttccaattgaagaatgtagttgtattttcattttcctaaaatacccttattcaatacaagttgttgttgctataaacctaccctatttaatgagagttgattctttttttatcatcaattcaagttcccataaagttgtactctatttaatgtgagggtattttaggaaaatagcaatctaaatttacttttccaacaaagttaactactttttcttaaactgtgtgaaaaaagaaacaggactatcaaagtgggacggagggagtataactCTATCTATTCTCATACCCATATGTTATGTTTCTGTGCCTGCCCCTGATCATTTGATGGACAGGTGCCAGAATATCGTTGCCCTTCATTTCTCAAAATCTTTATTGTGTCGCCAAAAGGGATCCCAGTCATACGAACATGGTATTTCTCaatttcacccaaaaaaaaaaaaaatttatacaatAATGGTGGTATCTCAGTTTCAGAGTTTTTATATAGGAAGTTATAATTAGCTGAAACTTGTATGGTAGTACCTTGAGCCTATCCATGTACTACTCCACCTCAATTATGAAAGCAAGAAGCAATTTTTGATACttgtttattaaaaaaaaaggagttgtAAACGATTAATTGGTTGGCTATCTCCATCAGGAATACAAAAAACTTGTATGGTAGTTTTCCTACCCCACTTCACTTCTCTGGGCAGGAGTAGGAACAAGGAAGCAACAGGGAAAGCACATTCTTGATGGGACTTTCCATAGTCCATTATTTGATCCTGTTTTGTTCTCTTCCATGCTGCCTCCTGCTCGTGATTTATC
The Coffea arabica cultivar ET-39 chromosome 6c, Coffea Arabica ET-39 HiFi, whole genome shotgun sequence genome window above contains:
- the LOC113693643 gene encoding putative glucose-6-phosphate 1-epimerase isoform X1, giving the protein MSSTPPTTMPPASTAPAAVAVPATAAATTTTTTTTATTPSGAGPAVTAPERVPVERSKGINGLDKIVLREVRGSSAEVYLYGGHVTSWKNDHGEELLFLSSKAIFKPPKAIRGGIPICFPQFSNLGSLEQHGFARNRFWTIDTDPPPFPTGTPPKAFVDLILKPTDEDLKIWSHSFEFRLRISLSPAGDLMLTSRIRNTNSDGKPFTFTFAYHTYFSVSDISEVRVEGLETLDYLDNLQNKERFTEQGDAITFESEVDKIYLGTPTKIAILDHEKKRTFVLRKDGLPDAVVWNPWEKKAKAMADFGDEEYKHMLCVEAAAVEKPITLRPGEEWRGRQELSAVPSSYCSGQLDPRRVLQGS
- the LOC113693643 gene encoding putative glucose-6-phosphate 1-epimerase isoform X2, which encodes MSSTPPTTMPPASTAPAAVAVPATAAATTTTTTTTATTPSGAGPAVTAPERVPVERSKGINGLDKIVLREVRGSSAEVYLYGGHVTSWKNDHGEELLFLSSKAIFKPPKAIRGGIPICFPQFSNLGSLEQHGFARNRFWTIDTDPPPFPTGTPPKAFVDLILKPTDEDLKIWSHSFEFRLRISLSPAGDLMLTSRIRNTNSDGKPFTFTFAYHTYFSVSDISEVRVEGLETLDYLDNLQNKERFTEQGDAITFESEVDKIYLGTPTKIAILDHEKKRTFVLRKDGLPDAEFVFL